One window from the genome of Candidatus Korarchaeota archaeon NZ13-K encodes:
- a CDS encoding dihydroxy-acid dehydratase (catalyzes the dehydration of 2,3-dihydroxy-3-methylbutanoate to 3-methyl-2-oxobutanoate in valine and isoleucine biosynthesis), with amino-acid sequence MDVRWRSRLVTEGPERAPHRSLFKAAGLDDEDLSRPLIGVANSWNEIVPGHMHLDKVARAVKEGIREAGGTPLEFNTIAICDGIAMGHEGMKAPLPSREVIAASVELMARAHAFDALVLISSCDKITPGMLMAAARLNIPAVMVNGGCMLPGIVDGREVGISHVFEAVGQHAAGRIGEDELRRMESLAAPGPGSCAGLYTANTMAIAGEALGIIPAGTSTIPAVSSERLRAARQAGRLVMRALEAGIRPRDIMTYEAFENAIRVDVALGGSTNAVLHLMAIAGEAGIELPLELFDRISRETPHIANLNPAGPHYVKDLHLAGGVPAIFKELADMMHLDALTVSGETWGRIIERVEVRDR; translated from the coding sequence ACGTGAGGTGGAGGAGCAGGCTCGTCACGGAGGGGCCCGAGAGGGCCCCCCACAGGAGCCTGTTCAAGGCAGCCGGTCTGGATGATGAGGATTTAAGCAGGCCGCTCATAGGCGTGGCCAACTCCTGGAACGAGATAGTCCCCGGTCACATGCACCTGGATAAGGTGGCCAGGGCGGTGAAGGAGGGTATCAGGGAGGCGGGAGGAACCCCTCTGGAGTTCAACACGATAGCTATATGCGACGGCATAGCAATGGGGCACGAGGGCATGAAGGCCCCCCTGCCCAGCAGGGAGGTGATAGCGGCCAGCGTCGAGCTCATGGCCAGGGCTCACGCGTTCGATGCACTGGTCCTGATAAGCTCCTGCGATAAGATAACGCCGGGCATGCTGATGGCGGCTGCGAGGCTCAACATACCAGCCGTCATGGTGAACGGCGGCTGCATGCTCCCTGGCATCGTGGACGGGAGGGAGGTTGGGATAAGCCACGTCTTCGAGGCCGTCGGTCAGCACGCCGCGGGCAGGATAGGCGAGGATGAGCTCAGGAGGATGGAGTCCCTCGCGGCCCCGGGACCGGGATCCTGCGCCGGCCTCTACACGGCCAACACGATGGCCATAGCGGGTGAGGCCCTGGGCATCATACCTGCGGGCACCTCAACTATACCGGCGGTCTCCTCGGAGAGATTGAGGGCCGCAAGGCAGGCCGGGAGGCTGGTGATGCGCGCCCTCGAGGCGGGCATAAGGCCGAGGGATATAATGACCTATGAGGCCTTCGAGAACGCGATAAGGGTTGACGTGGCCCTGGGGGGATCGACGAACGCCGTCCTCCACCTGATGGCGATAGCTGGGGAGGCCGGAATCGAGCTGCCTCTGGAGCTCTTCGACAGGATAAGCAGGGAGACCCCTCACATAGCCAACCTGAACCCAGCAGGCCCCCACTACGTGAAGGATCTCCACCTAGCCGGCGGAGTGCCAGCAATATTCAAGGAGCTGGCGGACATGATGCACCTGGACGCGCTCACGGTGAGCGGTGAGACCTGGGGGCGGATAATAGAGAGGGTGGAGGTCAGGGACAGGAG